One part of the Prionailurus bengalensis isolate Pbe53 chromosome B2, Fcat_Pben_1.1_paternal_pri, whole genome shotgun sequence genome encodes these proteins:
- the TREML2 gene encoding trem-like transcript 2 protein, protein MAPAFLLLLLLLLWLQGPVSGVPAENVYTKVQHLEGETLSVQCSYKSRKNHVEGKVWCKIRRKKCEPGFTRVWTQGPRYLLQDDAKAKVVKITMAALRRQDSGRYWCMRNSSGTLYPLTGFLLEVSPASAIKRSTPLPQLASILQSGIVVTEGPAPTSGPDAPFTTSVTVLTPGLFTMTRLVPSAASGSIRLTSMTGYSFTSAGSSTMGPGRTMGSQTVTVPPSDAGASSAGPVSVSTGAGPPRARSPTTGTCHTSGSLINKLSPDRHQDSYPIVLLGVLTFLPVPVMLIVVYGFWKKRHMGSYRVCDNPARAWRDPLGSPEPPWKPAWSEAT, encoded by the exons ATGGCTCCCGcattcctgctgctgctgctgctgctactgtgGCTCCAGGGCCCTGTCTCAG GTGTCCCTGCCGAGAACGTGTACACTAAAGTGCAGCACCTTGAAGGGGAGACTCTGTCTGTGCAGTGCTCCTACAAGAGCCGCAAAAACCACGTGGAGGGCAAGGTATGGTGCAAAATCAGGAGGAAGAAGTGCGAGCCTGGATTCACCAGGGTCTGGACGCAGGGGCCACGCTACCTGCTGCAGGATGACGCGAAGGCCAAGGTAGTCAAGATCACCATGGCAGCCCTCAGGCGCCAGGACTCGGGCCGGTACTGGTGCATGCGCAACAGCTCGGGGACCCTGTACCCTCTGACGGGCTTCCTTCTGGAGGTGTCTCCAG CCTCCGCCATCAAGAGAAGCACTCCTCTTCCACAGCTGGCCAGTATCCTCCAGAGTGGAATTGTCGTCACCGagggcccagcccccacctcagGCCCCGATGCCCCTTTCACCACCAGTGTGACAGTGCTCACACCTGGTCTCTTCACCATGACCAGACTCGTGCCCTCTGCTGCCTCAGGGTCCATCAGACTGACCTCCATGACAGGCTACAGCTTCACCAGCGCTGGCTCTTCTACCATGGGGCCCGGGAGGACCATGGGGTCCCAGACCGTGACTGTGCCCCCCAGCGATGCCGGAGCCTCCTCTGCCGGCCCAGTGTCTGTGTCTACCGGGGCTGGGCCCCCGCGTGCCAGATCACCCACCACGGGAACGTGCCATACCAGTGGGTCTCTCATCAACAAATTATCCCCTGACAG GCACCAGGATTCATATCCCATTGTGCTCCTGGGGGTGCTGACCTTCCTCCCAGTGCCTGTGATGTTGATCGTGGTCTATGGGTTCTGGAAGAAGAGACACATGGGGA GCTACAGGGTGTGCGACAATCCTGCTAGAGCCTGGAGGGACCCGCTTGGAAGCCCGGAGCCTCCGTGGAAGCCTGCTTGGTCCGAGGCCACTTAA